A stretch of DNA from Dehalococcoidales bacterium:
TTTCATCGAAAGTACCCTTATCAAAGAGAAAATCCAGCTGGGTAGCCAGTTCCAAGGCCACTTCAAAGTCGGCTTTTATCAGGTGCTGCCGTTGTCTGATAGCATCAACCGTGTTCTTAAGTCTTGATTTCTCGGCCTCAATCTGAGCGCGATGCTCCTTGAAGTCCTCGTAGGATATCTGCTCCTCGATGACGAGCCGCTGCAGGTTCTTCTCCATTCTGGCAAGTTTGACCAATCGAGCCTCGGCTTTGCTGAGCTCTCCGTTTCCGTTAGCCTCCGCTTTAAATAATGCTTCGAGCTCCTTACGCAGATCCTGGCGGGCCTCTTCGGTGATGGTGATGCTCTTAAAGACAGCCGGTAGCTGCTCCTCGATATCCCTGGTATTGTAGAAGACGCTACTCCCGTTAACCTTCTCGCGGCTACGGTAGTAGCTGATTCGCTTCGTAGGGTGGGTTTCCGCCCAGCAGACGCTGTCAGCGTCCACCGAATGGACGAGTCCTTGGAGCAGGTACTTATGCCGCCTGGTGCGCTGTTTATTCTTATCATGGAGTCTAAGGATTTGCTGTACCTGAGTAAAGGTGTCTTCATCTACCAGCGGTTGATGGGCCCCTTTGGTGGGCACGTCGCCTTTCTTGAGCCAGGTCTCGCCCAGGTAGAACCGGTTGTGGAAGATGTCACTCCATTTTGATCTCGAAATCTGGTTGCCGAGCCTGCTGATATAGCCTCTTACGTAGGATTCATCCGACCAGCTCTGTAGCGTCCACCTGCCGCTTGCCATCTCCTTGAAGGCTTCGGTTACAAGCGAGCCGTTTCTTGGATCGACTTCTATCCAGGCGGAATTCTTGTCATGCTTGTTAAGGTAGCCAAAGGGGGCCTGTTTCGGCCAGCCGCCGTTCTCCACCTTTTTCTGCAGACCTTTCTTGACTTCAATGGCCAGGTTCTTGGAATACCAGGTGCTGATAATCTGCATCATGCGGCGGCTGATGTAGCCGGCCGGGGTTGAGGCGTCTCCCGGTTCGCTGACACTCTCCACGGTGATCTTAAGGTCTTCAAGCTCCTTCTCATAAATGATGAAGTCATAGTCATTGCGGGCGAAGCGGTCGAACTTATGAACCAGGATGATATCGAAGGCTTTGTTCCTGGCCTGGGCGATCATCTTCTGAAACTCGGGTCTCTTATCGGTGCGGGCGCTTTCGCCGGCGTCAACGAACTCCCGAACTACTTCCCAGCCCTTACCCTGAGCGTGGTAGCGGCACCTCTCGAGCTGGAAGGGGATGGAAAGGTCTCTTTCCGCCTGCTCGTCGGTTGATACCCGGGCATAAACACAGCATTTAAGCTTCTTATCAGCTGCCTTCTTATCCATCACTTTTCTCCTAGCGCGGCTGTGATCAAGGGGAAATATTCCAGTTCATTTCTTCCCAGTTAGCCAATTCTTCCTCGGTGGCAAAATCAGAGACCCTTTTCCCGGCCAGCTCTTCCGGCACATCAAAGTAGTCCGCTAAATCCCAGAGGGGTAGATCAATGACCTTATCGAGTTCAGGTTGTGGCATCAGGATATGGGCGGCGAATATTTCCGCTTCTTGCTCCTGTTTCAGGACGGTTGTTTTCTGCCATTGAAGAAACCTCAGTTGGTTACCGCAGTGTAGTAGCTGGTGGGCCAGGGCATGGGCGATAAGATAACGCCGCTCCCTACGGCTAACGCCCTCGGCGATACCTATCCAGCGTCCACGTTTCACCTCTTTAACCGGCGCCAGAAACGGCCAGTCTACGACCTCGCAGCCCTCCGCGCTGGCCAGGTATTCCATATCTATGGGGAAAAGTAACCCGGGGTAACGGGCATGAATCATCCTTGCTTTCTCCGCAGCCACGCTAATCATCTCAAATCTACCTCACTCAGCTCATACAAATCACGCTGCTAGCTGGTCTTCTGTTTCCTTTTCTCCTCTTTGTGCCGTCTTCTCTTCTCATCAAGGGTAAAGCGAATGAATGATTTTACCCGCTCTTTGGGCTCGCCATCGAGCAGACTATCCACCTGCCGGAACATGAGCTCAAGCTCGGCGTCTTTAAGGTCGAGCTCCCTCGGTTTTACCCAGGGGTAGTCTTCCAGGGTACCAGTAATGGCGGCGTAGATATCTTCTACCAGCAGATCAAGGGCTTTGGAGAGCCCGGCGATAACCTCGGGGCTGGGCTGGAGGTTACGGCCGTTCTCGATGGCGGTCACATTCTCGAGGCTGGTACCGGCCATTCTACCAAGGTCTCCCTGGGTAGTCTCCCCGAGGCGCGTTCTGGCAGCTCGAATCAGTTGTGCCAGGGTTACTGACATGGTGATTATCTCCCTTTCCTTAAGATGTGCGTTATGGTAATGTTATCACCACTGTTTATATTTGTCAAGAGCTTTACGACACTTTTTGCAGGGGGCTTAAAAATCATAGCTGGCGTCTTTATAGATATGAAAGGTAACAATATGGCGACAACGCTGTCTTGACAGTGGGTTTTGTCTATCGTAATATCATTACGACAATGTCATAGAGGTGAGCCAATGGATGCGGAGAAACCAAAGACCCCGGGTAGAAACAAGGTATCAATCAGGGTGCTTATCCCTAGGGCTGATTATCGAGAGCTGAAAAAGATAGCCGAGATGGAGCGGACCGATGTCAGCACCCTGATCAGAAGGGCTATGGCCCACCATTTTTTTATACCCCGCGATAGTAATATGGTTAATCACTAGAGGTAATAATATTATCTATCTGGAAACAGTTATGACGTCATGTGAAACAGATTTCGTAGAGGTATTTGAAGCGCCGTCAAACGATGGTAAAGAGGCGGTAAAGGGAAGACTGCGCACCCTAATCACGCTTGCTGTAGCTATAGGTGGCCGTGAGGGGTTATTGAATCAGAACGGAGATTCCACAATTGAGGGAGGTAATTATGTCGCCGATAAAGGGAGTTAGTGAAGTAGTAAGGCTGCCCCGGCTGGGTAAGATCAGGCTGGGGTTAAGGAAGGAGACCGATGACGGGATGGTCTACCCGTCGCCAACCGACTATTTTGTCTGTCCGGAAGAGGTAAAAAAGGTGTACGGCGATAAGCCCAAGGAACTGCGGGTCATGTTCCCGACCGAAGACGAGTCGCAGTGGGCCAGCCAGTTTTTGAAGTGTTATTCCGCTACCAGGGGATTAATCTGCCGCGGCGATGGAGAGACGGCGATTGCCCGGGTAGATATCGGAACCGGTGAAATAGCCACCAGGGACGCTGTGGATACTGAGCTAAGAGAGATTAGCTGCTCACCCGATATTTGTCCGTATTATGAAAGAAGTCGTTGCCGACGGGTCATGAATCTGCAGTTCCTGCTGCCTGATTGCCCGGGCTTTGGCGTTTACCAGCTTGATACCAGCTCTTTCAATTCCATAAGAAACGTAAATTCGACGATCGCGTTCATTCGCGGTATCTGCGGCCGGATTTCCATGATTCCACTGTTGCTCAAGCTTGTTGAGCAGGAGGTGCAGCCGGACGGTCGGCGTAAGACGGTGAGAGTCCTCAGTCTATCGGCTCCGTATAGCCTGATTGAAGTCCAGAGGTATGCCCAGATACCAGTAGGTCAGAGCTTACTCTTACCGCCTCCGGATACCGAAGCGCCTGACGATCTATTCCCGGAAGAGGTATTGAAACAGGATATTGAATCGAGTGACATACCAGCCGTAGACGAGGAATTACTTCGGGTCTGGGAAAAGGTAAAGAAAAAGATCTGCGAGCTGGACGTGCAGGATGCTCAAATCTCGATCTGGTTTCTGAAGAACTACCATCTTAACGTGGTTCGGGGTGATTTCGAATCGGCGCTGCCGCCTTCGAAACTGACTCTGGATAGGCTCTCTAATTTCTATAAGGCAGTCGAGCGTTATCAGGCTAGGCGGTAAGGTCGGTGCAAGGTAGGAAATGGGGTTTCCAGAACAACCGGTCAGTAACCGAATGAACTACGGTAAGCTCCGTCGCTACAAGTGCCGTGTGTGCGGACGGATATTCAAAGATTACTACTTGCCCACGGCAAGGAGAATGTGTGCGAGGTGTGTGGGGAAGAAGGATTAGGGCTAAGGCATGAGCAAGCAACATCGGGAAGCAATAGAGTGGCTTAATGACCCCGGCCTTCTGCGTCCTAACGGATACAGCGAGGGTATCTACGGAGAGGACGGATTTCGGGATCTACTTGATAGCATCAAGAATCTCGGCATCCTCCAGCCGCTACATATCACCGTTGAGGGAAAGATTATTTCCGGGCACCGCCGCTGGCGTGCCGCCCGGGTTGCGTATCAAGAGGGCATACCGGTACTGATACCGGTAATTCGCGAGTATTATGCCTCTGAGTTGGATGAGTGCCAGGCTATTATCGAATTCAACCGCTACCGCATCAAGACAGGCCAGCAGCTCTACAACGAGGGTAAGGCGCTAAAGGAGATTGAGGCCATCAGAGCTCAGGAGCGCATACGAGAACACGGCAATACAGCACCGGGAAGACCGGCAACACCTGAGGAAAATTTTCCTCAGGTGAGAGCACCCCAAAGTCGTGACATCATTGCTCAATCCATCGGTCTGGGGTCAGGGCGGCAGTGGGACAAGCTGGAATACGTGGCGGAGCACAAGCCCCAGCTACTCAACGAGATTAAACCCGATGGTATGAGCATCCACAAGGCATACGACGAAACAAGACGGGAAGTGAGTCAGGCGACAATCAATCCTGAGCCTGAGCTGCCGGAGGGTATATTCCAGGTGTTTTACATGGACCCACCCTGGAAGTATAACAATTCCGGCTTGGGGGGCAGCGCCGAGAATCACTACCGGACCCGGACTGTGGATGAGATGTTAAACCGGCTGAAAGAGCTTAACTTCGCCTCCCATACGGCACCAAACTGTGTTTTATTCCTCTGGGCCACCAACCCACTTCTACCCGAGGCCCTGCGACTAATCGGCGAGCTAGGCTTTCAGTATAAGACAAATCTCACCTGGGTAAAGGATAAGCCAACCTACGGTAAATTGGGCTTTTATGTTTACGGGCGGCATGAGCTACTGCTGCTTGCCACGCAAGGCTCGATGCTTCCCAAAGGAGATAAGCCCGCCAGCGTCATCTGCGCAGAGGTACGGGATCACAGCCGAAAGCCGGAAGTTGTCTACGAAATCATCGATCAGATGTACCCAAATACCCGAAAGTGCGAGTTGTTTGGCCGAAAACACCATCATGGATGGGAAGTCTGGGGTGACCAGGTCAGCAAGGAGGCTTCTTGAAGGATAGGAGTAGCAAGCCACGAAGCTACGACGGCGAACTGAAGAATATTGGGGAGCCGGCGGAGGCCTATATCGCGCGTTATCTCAGCCGTGAATACGCCAGAGTGATACCGGTTGGCAAAGAGGGGCGCCGCCTGGACTACCGGTGTTTCTTGGCTAACGGCACGGTGGATCTGGTCGAAGGTAAAACAGACACCAGGGTTGCCCTTACCCAGAGGGTACCCTGGGAAATATTCCGTCTGGAGCAGGGTGGTATGAAGGCCTATCTTTCCTGGGGTTATGCTAGCCCGTGTTCGAGAGTTATTTACTTTGTGCCTCAGTGGCTGAGGATACTGGACATATACACCGCAGACATACGCAGGCTTATATTCCGGCACCTGATGAGTAAAAGGCGGGAGGTCTTTGTGGCTCACACTCTCACCGATAGCGACCGCGTTACCTTCAATTTCTTAGTACCTCTGGGTCTCTTAAGGGAAGGTAGCTGCGTAAGAGAAGTCGAAATAGCCGAAACGCCGCTTGGCCCTGAGGTGCCCTACCAGAAGCGGCTGGAGTAGTAAAAAGCACGTCTAATACCAAATAAAAGAAGAGGGAAGTTTATGCCCCGTCGCATGATAGAGCCCGACATTTGGCGAAATGAAAGGATCGGTAGTCTCCCTGACGCGGGACGGTTGCTATTTATCGGCATCTTTAGCAGCGCGGACGATGACGGCAGGCTTAAGGCATCGCCCAAGTACCTTAAGGCAATCATATTTCCTTACGATAACGATAAGACCGAGGATCTCATCAGGGAGCTAAGAGACCTCTGCAGTCAGTTAGGGCTGATACGGCTCTACAGCCAGAACGACTGTGAGTATCTTGATATTCCGGGATGGAGGGAGCATCAAAGGATAAGAAAAGACCGCTATAACCCTTCCAGTCTCCCCGGTTTTGAGGATTGTGGTAACCAGACTGTAACCACTAGACAACCGGATGGCAACCAGGTGGCAACCACTGGTAGGCACAGTATAGTTAAGTATAGTTTAGTTAAGTCTAGTATTTATACCCCTATAGCCCCCAAAGGGGGCAATCATAAAAATTCAGTCGACGCCAGGGAATTATTTGACCTCTGGAATTCACTGGGTGTGACTAGACACAGGAAGCTCACAGGTGACATGACGCGGGCCCTCGCGGCCGCCTCAAGGGATTTCTCCGCGGCGGAAATCTCCCAGGCGATCAAGAATTACGCACACATTGTCAACGATGAGCGGTGCTATTTCAAGTACCGGTGGACATTCAAGGACTTCTTAAAGCGCGGTTTGGAGAAGTTCCTGGATTTGGAGGTAGCCCTGAATAACTATCGCAAAGGAGGTGACGATGGATTCGATAAAAAGCGTGCTAGCCCAAGCGGTCCGCTTTCCGGAAAGCCAACCCCGTTTGACCCCAGCAAACCACTCCGGTGAGGAAGAGGCTATTTGCCCTATCTGTGGCGGCGGTGGGGTAGTACATCCGATTGATGAGTGG
This window harbors:
- a CDS encoding helix-turn-helix domain-containing protein; protein product: MSVTLAQLIRAARTRLGETTQGDLGRMAGTSLENVTAIENGRNLQPSPEVIAGLSKALDLLVEDIYAAITGTLEDYPWVKPRELDLKDAELELMFRQVDSLLDGEPKERVKSFIRFTLDEKRRRHKEEKRKQKTS
- a CDS encoding recombinase family protein, producing the protein MDKKAADKKLKCCVYARVSTDEQAERDLSIPFQLERCRYHAQGKGWEVVREFVDAGESARTDKRPEFQKMIAQARNKAFDIILVHKFDRFARNDYDFIIYEKELEDLKITVESVSEPGDASTPAGYISRRMMQIISTWYSKNLAIEVKKGLQKKVENGGWPKQAPFGYLNKHDKNSAWIEVDPRNGSLVTEAFKEMASGRWTLQSWSDESYVRGYISRLGNQISRSKWSDIFHNRFYLGETWLKKGDVPTKGAHQPLVDEDTFTQVQQILRLHDKNKQRTRRHKYLLQGLVHSVDADSVCWAETHPTKRISYYRSREKVNGSSVFYNTRDIEEQLPAVFKSITITEEARQDLRKELEALFKAEANGNGELSKAEARLVKLARMEKNLQRLVIEEQISYEDFKEHRAQIEAEKSRLKNTVDAIRQRQHLIKADFEVALELATQLDFLFDKGTFDEKRLICETVFKCLYVEEGKVTKAELNAPFAIIASRAKGSGAVPNGGLRGTIPRTIHKPRKTSGQYIKIFSATFPWPPGKGKVEVCHSHSILN
- a CDS encoding ImmA/IrrE family metallo-endopeptidase — encoded protein: MISVAAEKARMIHARYPGLLFPIDMEYLASAEGCEVVDWPFLAPVKEVKRGRWIGIAEGVSRRERRYLIAHALAHQLLHCGNQLRFLQWQKTTVLKQEQEAEIFAAHILMPQPELDKVIDLPLWDLADYFDVPEELAGKRVSDFATEEELANWEEMNWNISP
- a CDS encoding MT-A70 family methyltransferase, with the protein product MSKQHREAIEWLNDPGLLRPNGYSEGIYGEDGFRDLLDSIKNLGILQPLHITVEGKIISGHRRWRAARVAYQEGIPVLIPVIREYYASELDECQAIIEFNRYRIKTGQQLYNEGKALKEIEAIRAQERIREHGNTAPGRPATPEENFPQVRAPQSRDIIAQSIGLGSGRQWDKLEYVAEHKPQLLNEIKPDGMSIHKAYDETRREVSQATINPEPELPEGIFQVFYMDPPWKYNNSGLGGSAENHYRTRTVDEMLNRLKELNFASHTAPNCVLFLWATNPLLPEALRLIGELGFQYKTNLTWVKDKPTYGKLGFYVYGRHELLLLATQGSMLPKGDKPASVICAEVRDHSRKPEVVYEIIDQMYPNTRKCELFGRKHHHGWEVWGDQVSKEAS